In the genome of Diaphorobacter sp. HDW4A, the window TACCAGCACCTGAGGCAGTTGCCAGCGCTTGGCAAGCCCAGCGCTCACCTGTGCGTAGCTGAAGCCGAAAAGACGCGTTTCGAACTCCATGCGACGCAGATCGAACGGCCCGCAAAGCACGTTGATATTGTGGATGCGATCGACTTCGGAGCGGTGAATCACGAGCGTCCCGACCGCATGCAACAAGCCGGCGGTATAGGCCACCATCGGATTGAGGTGAACAATGCCCGCAAGAGATCGGGCGAGCCGTGCGGTCTCGAGACTGTAGCGCCAGAACTGCTGCAGATTCATGCCCGGAACGGAGCGTGCGGCCGTGCCCACAGGCGCCGCGGCAACCACCGCGCGCAGGGCGGAATTCGGTAGCAAAGCCAGCGCCTCGGGCACACCCATTACTTGGCGATGGGCGCCAAAACGCTCACCGTTGGCGATGCAAAGCAGCGCCGCCGTCAGACCAGGGTCGCTGCTGAAAAGAAAATTGAGGCGTGACAGATGAGGCTCTGGCGCCACCAATTCGGTCATCAGCAGCGCAACGGTGCGCGGCAGGCTGGGAACCACCAAAGAGTGGTCCAACGTCTCGGTCGCTGTGGCAGTCGCAGTCACCAGGCAAATGGGGTTGTAACAAACTGCCCTCGATTATCCACGCTGCCACAGGCCTTCCGTGAAATTGTTAACGCATGTTCACCATGTGCAACAGACCGGGGGAGCGGACTGTCGCAAACGATGACAATTTCTCGCGATTTCAGCGCTTGGTCTGTTGCAACTTTGCAAATGCCGAGGCCATGGCCGACTGCTGCGGCGCCTCATTGCCACGGCGCTGGGGCTGCGCATAACCACGTCCCGCACCTTCGAAGCGATTGTCGCGAGGACCATCGCGGCGGGCCGGTGCAGCGTCAAGCTTCATGGTCAGGCTGATGCGCTTGCGTGCCTCGTCCACTTCCATGACCTTGACCTTCACGATGTCGCCGGTCTTCACCACTTCGCGCGCGTCGGTAACGAACTTGTGGCTCAGTTGGCTCACGTGCACAAGGCCGTCCTGATGCACACCCAGATCGACGAACGCGCCAAACTGCGCGACGTTGCTCACTGTGCCTTCGAGGATCATGCCTTCCTTGAGGTCCTTGATGTCTTCAACGCCATCGTTGAAGCGCGCCACCTTGAAGTCGGGACGCGGATCTCGGCCCGGCTTTTCGAGTTCGCCCAGAATATCCTTCACCGTGATCACGCCGAACTTCTCGTTGGCGAACAACTCGGGCTTGAGCGTCTTGAGCATGTCGGCACGGCCCATGATTTCATTCACGGGCTTGCCTGTTTTCTCGATGATGTTCTCGACCACAGCATAGGTTTCGGGATGCACGCCGGTCATGTCGAGCGGGTTCTCTCCATCGCGAATGCGCAGAAAGCCTGCGGACTGCTCGAAGGTCTTGGCACCAAGGCCGCTCACGTCCATGAGCTGCTTGCGGCTCTTGAACGCGCCGTTCGATTCACGCCAGCGCACGACCGACTTGGCCACGCTCGACGACAAACCGGAAACGCGCGAGAGCAGTGGCACGCTGGCCGTGTTCAAGTCCACGCCCACGGAGTTCACGCAGTCCTCGACCACGGCTTCCAGCGTGCGCGCGAGCTCGCTCTGGTTCACATCATGCTGGTACTGACCCACGCCGATGCTCTTGGGCTCGATCTTCACGAGTTCGGCCAAGGGATCCTGCAGGCGACGTGCAATCGACGCCGCGCCGCGCAGGCTCACGTCCACATCGGGCATTTCCTGGGATGCGTATTCGCTCGCGGAGTAGACCGAGGCACCAGCCTCGCTCACCACCACTTTTTCGATGTGCTTGTCGGCCTTGGCGACCAGCTTGATCAGGTCGGCGGCGAGCTTGTCGGTCTCGCGGCTAGCCGTGCCGTTGCCAATGGCGATCAGGTTCACGCCGTGCTTTTCGACGAGCTTGGCCAGCGTGTGCAGCGAACCTTCCCAGTCCTTGCGCGGCTCGTGCGGAAAGACGGTGGCGGTCTCGACCAGCTTGCCAGTTGAATCAACCACCGCCACCTTCACGCCGGTACGGATGCCCGGGTCCAGCCCCATCACCACACGCGGGCCGGCGGGGGCCGCCAGCAGCAGGTCGCGAAGGTTGTCGGCGAACACCTTGATCGCGACCTTTTCTGCGTCTTCACGCAGGCGCGAGAACAGATCGCGCTCGGTCGAGAGGCTGAGCTTCACGCGCCAGGTCCAGGCCACGCATTTGCGCAGCAGATCGTCCGACTTGCGTGCGGCATGGCTCCACTCAAGATGGTTGGCGATGCGGCCTTCGGCGATGCTCGGCTTGCCCGGCTCGGGCTCGACCGGCAGCACCAGTTTGGCTTCGAGAACTTCCAGCGCGCGACCACGGAACACCGCGAGCGCACGGTGCGAGGGAACGCGGCCAATCGGCTCGTCGTATTCAAAATAATCGCGGAACTTGGCGACCTCGGGATCGCTTTCATTCTTGGAGTCGACCTTCTTGCTGCGCAACAAACCTTCGCTCCACAGCCATTCGCGCATACCCTGCACCAGCGCGGCGTCTTCGGCCCAGCGCTCGGAGAGGATGTCGCGCACGCCGTCAAGCACGGCGGGCACGGTGGAGAAATCTGCGCCGGGCTTGCCGTCGGGCAGCACTTCGGGGTCTTTCAGGAAGGCCTTGCCTTCTTCATTCGGATCGAGATCGGGATTGGCGAACAGCATGTCCGCCAGCGGCTCGATACCGAATTCCTTGGCAATCTGGCCCTTGGTGCGGCGCTTCTGCTTGAACGGCAGATAGATGTCCTCGAGCTCCTGCTTGGTCGGCGCGGCGGCGATGGCAGCGCGCAGCGCATCGGTCAGCTTGCCCTGCTCGTCGATGGCCTTGAGCACGGTGACGCGGCGCTCCTCAAGCTCGCGCAGATAGGACAGTCGCGCCTCAAGCTCACGCAGCTGGATATCGTCCAGACCGCCGGTCACTTCCTTGCGGTAGCGCGCGATGAACGGGACCGTGGCCCCGCCATCCAGCAGCTCGACAGCTGCGCGCACCTGAGATTCTGAAATTTTGATTTCTGCGGCCAACTGCCGTGTGATCTGCTGCATGAACTAACTTCGGTTCTCGCCGGAAAAACTCCGGATCGACTCCATTGGGGCAAAGAAAACGACAGAGTTTGCCACAGCGAGCAGACCACCCCGGCAAGGCACCGAATCCGGTGTGTCAGCAATCGTTTACGGGGGGCCGCCAGAGACGATTCGACCGGCTCAGCGGAAGGTGTAGTTCGCCTGGAACATCAGCCCCGAGTTGCCCAGCAGATTCAGTTGTGCGCCCCAATGGCTGTTGAAATTCCAACCCACCGCCGGGATGATGGTGACACCCCAGCCATGTTTGTTGTTGAGAGGAATCTTCTTGTTGTACGGGTACTTGTAACCGTGGATAACGCCACCCGTGAGCTTGAAATACAGCTGCTGGGTGCTGTCCAACGGACGGAAGACCCACCCGTAGTAGGCATACTGGCTGAACTGCCCAAAGGAGTTGCTGAACAGCGCCAGACCCGCCACATTGCGCTCGTTAAGTTGCTTTTCGGCGGTCACAAGCCAAACGTATTTGTGCTTCTCGTTGTCGGGCTCGAAGTCGTGTTCCTTCTTGGCATCCGAGAAATGGTAGGTGTACGGCGCATAGCCCACAGTCCAGCCGGCCAATGCGGAGGTACTTTCTGCAGCAACATCGTTGGCAGCAGCCCAGACGGGGAGCGAAGAGGTCAAAAGCAACCCGGCACAAATGGCGGGGCGCAGCACAGCAGGCAACATCATGGAGTTATAGGTTTTAGGTTCTGGAGACTACGGCAAGGACCTGACGCACTGAATCCACTGCTGTTATACGATTGATCCGCCAAACACCTGTAACTGAAACATCGAACGATTTCCAATTCGTGGCAGCCCATCGTCAACGAGCAAAACCAAAGATTTTTTGATTCAAAAGCTGAACAAAAGCTGAACACCATCCATGACACCCCTTCCCTTCGCCATCCGCACCGAATGCCCACCCGGCGCGTGCATCTGTGGGCGAGAGGCGCTGCTGCAAGCTCCAGATGCCGATCTGCGCGTGATGCGCCTTACTCGGGACGAAGAAAAGCGCCTATTGCAACGATTGGAAAATCTAGTGTCATTGCAGGATTTGCGACATCTGGAAGACAAGCTCCAAAAACAACTGGGAATCGGATTGACCATCCGCCTGAGCCCCCACGAGGTTCGCAGTCTGCGGGGTATTGCGATTTTGGTGAACGAGCAACCGGGTCTATGCAAGAAGACGCGCCAGTCCATTCCCGCCGCCATCAAGAAAAGCATGGAGCAGCACCCTGAAATCGCCTTCGAGCTGCTCAACAAAGGCGGCCTGTTCTCTTGAGCACCCTGGATCGATGATAAGTTCGTCGCGCAATGCAAGACCAAGACGATCTTTTTGGGACTCCCGAGGCGCCCACACCCACGCCGCCACGCGCCAAGGCCGCAAAAGCCGAGCCTGCGAACGAGCCTACGCCTGAGAAATCGGCCGCCCCACGCAAGGGCCGCCTTCAGCCCGCGCCATGCAGCGATGAGCTGCTCACGCTCGGCCAAGCGCTGCCCGCCACGGTGCGCTTGGGTACATCGTCGTGGAGCTATCCGGGCTGGGAAGGCCTGGTCTGGCAGAACGCACCATCCGAGCAGACGCTCGCCAAGAAGGGGCTCGAGATCTATGCCCAACACCCGCTGTTTCGCACCGTGAGCATCGACCGCAGTTTCTACCGCCCGCTCTCGGCCAGCGACTACGCACGCTACGCTGCGCAGGTGCCCGCCGATTTTCGGTTCATGGTCAAAGCCCCGAGCCTGCTAACCGACGCGCTGGTGCGTAGCGATGACGGGCGTGGCAAGGAGCCAAACATCGCCTTTCTGAGCCCTGAACTGGCGGTGCAGGAATTCATCACCCCGGCCATCGAGGGCCTGGGCCAGCATCTCGGCGCACTCGTCTTCCAGTTGAGCCCTCTGCCCTGGCATATGCTGGATCGTCTACCCGCAGTGATCGAACAACTGCGCACCATGCTCGGCGCCCTGCCCGCGCTGCAGCCCCACGCGCCGGATGGGGTGATTGCTGTCGAAGTGCGCGACCCGCAATGGCTCGCGCCCGACATGCTGCCGCTGTTCGCCGACGCCCTGCGCTCGGCCAATGCCACGTACTGTATCGGCCTGCACGCCAAGATGCCGCCGCTGGCCGAACAACTGGGTCTGCTGCGCCGGCTCTGGCCCGGCCCGCTCGTATGCCGCTGGAACCTGCACCCGATCCACGGCCCGTATGGCTACGCGGAAGCCGAAAAGCTGTATTCGCCCTACGACCGCATCCACCACGCCGAGCCCGCGCTGCATGCTGAACTCGCCCGGCTCACCCACACATTCGCATCGCACGGGCAGAACGCCTATATCGCTATCAGCAACCACGCGGAAGGCTGCGCGCCGCTGTCGGTGCAGAGTCTGGCGCGGGAGATCGTCCATCCATCGCAAGTTGAGGCTTGATCAAACGCCTCCAGCGCGCAGCGTCTCCAGATGAATACTGGTCTCCGAATGCCGGATGCCCTTGATGAGGCGGATGCGCTCGAGCGACTGGGACAGCTCGGCCAGCGAGCGCACCTGCAACTCGGCCAGCAGGTCCCATTGGCCGTTGGTGGCATGCAGGGCCTGCACAGCGGGCTCGCCGAGCAATGAGGCCGAGACGCGCCGCGCGTCGTTGCCTTCGATGGCGATGCTCATCCATGCGCGCAGGGCGCCAGTTTCGGCCTCGGGACGCAGGCGCACGGTGTAGCCAACGATCACGCCTGAGTCCTCGAGGCGGCGCAGCCGGTTGGTCACGGTCGCGCGCGACACTCCCAGCCGCGTGGCGAGCGTGGCGATGCTTTCGCGGGCATTGTGGCGCAGCAGGGCCAGCAACTGCTGATCGGTAGCGTCGAGACTGTGCATAGTGTCATTTTGGCGTGACAAATTGAGCAGCAAATCAGGTAAATCGCTCATATCAGCCTCTTCTGCTTGGTTCACTGCCGTGAGAACCTAGGGTTCATATCTAACGGAGCCCATCATGTCCGCCGTC includes:
- a CDS encoding Lrp/AsnC family transcriptional regulator, whose protein sequence is MSDLPDLLLNLSRQNDTMHSLDATDQQLLALLRHNARESIATLATRLGVSRATVTNRLRRLEDSGVIVGYTVRLRPEAETGALRAWMSIAIEGNDARRVSASLLGEPAVQALHATNGQWDLLAELQVRSLAELSQSLERIRLIKGIRHSETSIHLETLRAGGV
- a CDS encoding Tex family protein produces the protein MQQITRQLAAEIKISESQVRAAVELLDGGATVPFIARYRKEVTGGLDDIQLRELEARLSYLRELEERRVTVLKAIDEQGKLTDALRAAIAAAPTKQELEDIYLPFKQKRRTKGQIAKEFGIEPLADMLFANPDLDPNEEGKAFLKDPEVLPDGKPGADFSTVPAVLDGVRDILSERWAEDAALVQGMREWLWSEGLLRSKKVDSKNESDPEVAKFRDYFEYDEPIGRVPSHRALAVFRGRALEVLEAKLVLPVEPEPGKPSIAEGRIANHLEWSHAARKSDDLLRKCVAWTWRVKLSLSTERDLFSRLREDAEKVAIKVFADNLRDLLLAAPAGPRVVMGLDPGIRTGVKVAVVDSTGKLVETATVFPHEPRKDWEGSLHTLAKLVEKHGVNLIAIGNGTASRETDKLAADLIKLVAKADKHIEKVVVSEAGASVYSASEYASQEMPDVDVSLRGAASIARRLQDPLAELVKIEPKSIGVGQYQHDVNQSELARTLEAVVEDCVNSVGVDLNTASVPLLSRVSGLSSSVAKSVVRWRESNGAFKSRKQLMDVSGLGAKTFEQSAGFLRIRDGENPLDMTGVHPETYAVVENIIEKTGKPVNEIMGRADMLKTLKPELFANEKFGVITVKDILGELEKPGRDPRPDFKVARFNDGVEDIKDLKEGMILEGTVSNVAQFGAFVDLGVHQDGLVHVSQLSHKFVTDAREVVKTGDIVKVKVMEVDEARKRISLTMKLDAAPARRDGPRDNRFEGAGRGYAQPQRRGNEAPQQSAMASAFAKLQQTKR
- a CDS encoding HDOD domain-containing protein, with the translated sequence MVVPSLPRTVALLMTELVAPEPHLSRLNFLFSSDPGLTAALLCIANGERFGAHRQVMGVPEALALLPNSALRAVVAAAPVGTAARSVPGMNLQQFWRYSLETARLARSLAGIVHLNPMVAYTAGLLHAVGTLVIHRSEVDRIHNINVLCGPFDLRRMEFETRLFGFSYAQVSAGLAKRWQLPQVLVEALCYQGNPLDNDAYEPLAAVLNLAIWRARAGEAQLNERELAVTYPGEIGMTLGLDIDTVLQQDPINWKPKSEDE
- a CDS encoding DUF72 domain-containing protein, with amino-acid sequence MQDQDDLFGTPEAPTPTPPRAKAAKAEPANEPTPEKSAAPRKGRLQPAPCSDELLTLGQALPATVRLGTSSWSYPGWEGLVWQNAPSEQTLAKKGLEIYAQHPLFRTVSIDRSFYRPLSASDYARYAAQVPADFRFMVKAPSLLTDALVRSDDGRGKEPNIAFLSPELAVQEFITPAIEGLGQHLGALVFQLSPLPWHMLDRLPAVIEQLRTMLGALPALQPHAPDGVIAVEVRDPQWLAPDMLPLFADALRSANATYCIGLHAKMPPLAEQLGLLRRLWPGPLVCRWNLHPIHGPYGYAEAEKLYSPYDRIHHAEPALHAELARLTHTFASHGQNAYIAISNHAEGCAPLSVQSLAREIVHPSQVEA